The genomic region CCCAGATCGCCAAGCGGCTGTACCTGTCCGAGAAGACGGTCAAGAACCACATCTCCCGGCTGCTCGGCAAGCTGGGTGTGGAGCGCCGGGTGCAGGCCGCCGTCATCGCCGCCCAGGTCCACGAGCACGAGCACGACCACGAGCGCGACCGCGGCAAGGGTCAGCGCTGACCGGTCGCCGGCAGCGGGACCCGCCACTCCAGCTTCGTCCCCCGGCCGGCCTGGCCGTGAGCCGATACGGTCAGCTCTCCCCCCAGCAGCTCGGCGCGCTCGGCGAGGTTGCGCAGTCCGCTGCGCCGGCCACCCTCCGGGATGCCGATCCCGTTGTCGCCGACCACGACCGTCAGGACGCCTTCGCCGACCGCGATGGAGACCTCTGCCCGGGTGGCCCGGGCGTGCCGGGCCACGTTGGCGAGTGCCTCCCTGATCACGGCGAGCACCTCGTCCGCGACCGGCGGCGGTACGTCGGTGTCGATCAGGCCTTGCATCCGCAGGGCCGGCGCGAAACCCAGCGCCGTGGCGGCCTCGTCCAGGGTCTGGACGGCGCGGAGCCTGAGCTTCGGAGCCACCGCGGACACCTCGCGCGCACGGAGCCCGAAGATCGTGGAGCGGATGATCTTGATGGTTGCGTCCAGGTCGTCGATCGCCCGGGCCAGCCGTTCGGAGGCCTCCGGATGCTCGACGAAGCGCTGGGCGCTCTGCAGGGTCATGCCGGTGGCGAAGAGCCGCTGGATCGCCAGGTCGTGCAGGTCGCGGGCGATGCGGTCGTGGTCCTCCAGCAGGCTCATCTGTTCCGCGTCCCGGCGCCGGTCGGCGAGTTCCAGGGCCAGGGCGGCCTGGCCGGCGAAGCCGGGCAGGGCTGCGACCTCGATGCCCGCGAACGCCGGGCGGCCGTGTCTGCGGGCCAGGGCGAGGACGCCGCTCAGCTTCTCCTTGGTGCCGACGGTGACGGCCACGGCAGAGCCGAACCCCTTCCACTGCTCCGGCTGCACGGTGATCCGCTCGTCGCTCTCGACGTCGGCAACGATGATCAGCCCGGCCTCCTCGCCGACGGCGGCAGCGGCCAGGGTGCCTTCGCTGCTCGGCAGCACGATGTCGCGATGTGTACCGGCGCCGTCCCCCAGCGCCAGCGAGCCGCGCAGCTCCCCGCTCTGGCCCAGGAGGTAGAAGACGCCGATGTCGGCGGCGGTGATGTCCCTGGCCCGCTCCAGCATGCCTTCGAGCACCTGGCTCTCGCCCGACCCGGAGAGCAGCGCGCTGGTGAATTCGGAGCTGGCGGCCAGCCAGCGCTCCCGGAGGCGGACCTCCTCGAAGAGGCGGGCGTTCTCGATGGCGATGCCGGCCGCCACCGCGAGCGTGGACAGGACCGCCTCGTCCTCCTCGTCGAAGTCGGCCCCGCCCCTCTTCTCGGTCATGTAGAGGTTGCCGAACACCTCCTCGCGGACCCGGATGGGGACGCCGAGGAAGGAGTGCATCGGGGGGTGGTGGGCCGGGAAGCCGTAGGAGGCGGGGTGCTCGGACAGTTCCGGGAGCCGGAGCGGTTCGGGGTTCCGGATGAGTTCGCCGAGGATGCCGTGGCCGGAGGGCAGGTCGCCGATCCGGGCACGGAGGTCGTCGCTGATGCCGACGGGGAGGAACTGGGCGAGCTTGCGGTCGTCGCCGATGACGCCGAGGGCCCCGTACTCCGCGTCGACCAGGACCACGGCCGCTTCGACGATGCCCCGCAGCACCTGGGGGAGGTCGAGCTCCCGGCCGACGGACATGACGGCTTCGAGGAGCCCGTTGAGCCGGTCCCGGGTGCCGCGCACTTCGTCCATGCGGACCTGGAGCTCGTCGAGCAGTTCGTCCAGCCTCAGCCGTGGGGCCTTCGGACCTACGGCGGCCTGGTCTTCCCCGCCCATGCGTACCTCCAGCGGCGCCCAGGGGGAATGCACCATGCCTCGATTCCCACCGTAGCCCCGGGCCGCCGTACCCGCTCAGGATGGCGGGAGGTCTCAACCGCCTCGGACGGCGGGAACCGTGATCACGGGGCAGTGCGCCCGGTGCAGCAGACCGTGGACGACGGATCCCAGGCGCATCCCGGAGTAGCCGCCGCGGCC from Streptomyces sp. NBC_00190 harbors:
- a CDS encoding sensor histidine kinase: MGGEDQAAVGPKAPRLRLDELLDELQVRMDEVRGTRDRLNGLLEAVMSVGRELDLPQVLRGIVEAAVVLVDAEYGALGVIGDDRKLAQFLPVGISDDLRARIGDLPSGHGILGELIRNPEPLRLPELSEHPASYGFPAHHPPMHSFLGVPIRVREEVFGNLYMTEKRGGADFDEEDEAVLSTLAVAAGIAIENARLFEEVRLRERWLAASSEFTSALLSGSGESQVLEGMLERARDITAADIGVFYLLGQSGELRGSLALGDGAGTHRDIVLPSSEGTLAAAAVGEEAGLIIVADVESDERITVQPEQWKGFGSAVAVTVGTKEKLSGVLALARRHGRPAFAGIEVAALPGFAGQAALALELADRRRDAEQMSLLEDHDRIARDLHDLAIQRLFATGMTLQSAQRFVEHPEASERLARAIDDLDATIKIIRSTIFGLRAREVSAVAPKLRLRAVQTLDEAATALGFAPALRMQGLIDTDVPPPVADEVLAVIREALANVARHARATRAEVSIAVGEGVLTVVVGDNGIGIPEGGRRSGLRNLAERAELLGGELTVSAHGQAGRGTKLEWRVPLPATGQR